A genome region from Etheostoma cragini isolate CJK2018 chromosome 4, CSU_Ecrag_1.0, whole genome shotgun sequence includes the following:
- the rpl29 gene encoding 60S ribosomal protein L29 isoform X1, giving the protein MAKSKNHTTHNQSRKAHRNGIKKPRSDRYESLKGVDPKFLRNMRFAKKHNKKGMKAAQKAAAAKAVK; this is encoded by the exons ATGGCAAAGTCCAAGAATCACACAACCCACAATCAGT CTCGTAAAGCCCACAGGAATGGCATCAAGAAGCCCAGATCTGATCGTTATGAGTCACTGAAGGGG GTGGACCCTAAGTTCCTGAGGAACATGCGCTTTGCTAAGAAGCACAACAAGAAGGGCATGAAGGCGGCACAGAAGGCAGCGGCA gctaaagctgtcaaataa
- the rpl29 gene encoding 60S ribosomal protein L29 isoform X2: MAKSKNHTTHNQSRKAHRNGIKKPRSDRYESLKGVDPKFLRNMRFAKKHNKKGMKAAQKAAAAK; encoded by the exons ATGGCAAAGTCCAAGAATCACACAACCCACAATCAGT CTCGTAAAGCCCACAGGAATGGCATCAAGAAGCCCAGATCTGATCGTTATGAGTCACTGAAGGGG GTGGACCCTAAGTTCCTGAGGAACATGCGCTTTGCTAAGAAGCACAACAAGAAGGGCATGAAGGCGGCACAGAAGGCAGCGGCAGCGAAATAA